The Halarcobacter mediterraneus genomic interval TATTCTTTTAGTTTTTCTTTTTTTCTTTCCCTATACGCTTTGTCATATTCAAGACGCTCTTCTTTATTTTTTTTATAGTACTCTTTTTTCTTCTGTCTATACTCTTTTATTTTATGAATTATTTGTTCTTTTCTATCTTCTATATGGGCTTTTTGTTTTTTCGCAATTAGCTTTATATTTTCTTCAAAGTTTTCGTCATTTAGCTCTTTAGAATAATCAATAGCTTTATAGTCTTTATATTTTGCTTGAATATCCTTATTCTTACTTTTTAAGTAATATTCCCTTTTTTTCTTTTTATGTTTTGAAAAATTTTCTTCTCTTAGTTTTTTTAGTTTTTCTAAATCCATAAAGCAATTAAATTAAATATTATCTTTTTAAATTATTTACAGTATCAAGCATACTATCTGTTGTTGTTATAGCTTTTGAGTTTGCTTCATATGCTCTTTGTGCTGTAATCAAATCAACCATTTCATTAACAAGTTTTACATTTGATAATTCTACCATTCCTTGTCTTAGTGAACCAAATTGGTCTTCTGTAGGATTGCCTTCTACAGGGTCTCCAGAAGCATCAGATGCTCTAAATAATGATTCTCCTATTGGAGTTAATCCTGCTGGATTGATAAAGTCTGCAATAGTAATTTGACCTAATTCCACACTCTCTTCTGTTTGAGGATCAGTTGCTGTAACAATACCATCAGTTCCTATAGAAATTTTAGTTAAATTTTCAGGAACAGTAATTTGTGGTTCTAAAGCATACCCATTTCCATTTACAATATTTCCTTCTTCATCTAGTTTAAACGCACCATTTCTTGTATATGCAATCTCACCTGTTGGTAATGTTATTTGAAAGAAACCTTCTCCTTCAATTGCAATATCAAGATCATTTGATGTTTGTTTTAAATCACCTTCAAAAAAGTTTTTTTGAATACCTGATACTCTTACCCCAAGTCCCACATCCATGCCTGTAGGGTTTCTTGTGATTTCTGAAGTTTGTCCAGCAGTGTAATTTAAACTTTCATACATTAAATCTTGAAATTCAGCTCTATCTTGCTTAAATCCAAGAGTATTTACATTTGAGATATTATTTGAAGTAACATCAATTTGATGTTGCATAGAATTCATTCCAGTTGCAGCCGTATATAAACCTCTTATCATGGTAATCCTTATTAATAAAGTAATATTAGAATATTATATTTAAAGAACTTTTAAAATTAGATAAATTATCTTAAGCTTTTTTTTATTATTAAGTGTAAATTTAAAACAAATTTTATATAATGATTAGATTTGAATATAGTTTAATAAGGGTAGAGATATGAAAATTTTGATAGTTGATGATAGTTCAACAATGAGAAGAATTATTGGAAATGTTGTTATGCAGTTAGGATTTGCAAAAGAAGATTTTGATGAAGCAGAAGATGGGGTAAAGGCATGGAAACTTTTAACTGAAGGGCAATATGACATAATTTTAACAGATTGGAATATGCCTAATATGAATGGATTAGAATTAGTTAAAAAAGTTAGATCGGAAGGGAATCATCAAAAAGTTCCTATTATTATGATTACAACAGAAGGTGGTAAAGGGGAAGTTATTACAGCACTTAAAGCAGGTGTAAATAATTATATTGTTAAGCCATTTAATGCACAAGTTTTAAAAGAGAAGCTTGATGGAGTTTTAAAATAATTTTAAATAATATTCAACTAAAGGGTTTAGAATGAGTATGAGTCAAGAAGAAATTGAATCTCTAATGAATGGTTTAGATTTTGGAGAGGATAGTTCTAAAGAAGAGAGTTCAGAAGAAAACTCAAATGAAAAAGTAGAAGAAACTCCTCAAAAGAGTATGTCTGAAGATGATATAAATGATCTTATATCTGAAACTGAAGATATAATAAATGATAAAGACTCTTCAGAAGAAGAATCAATAGATGATATTGTAAATAGTTTTGAGAAAGAAGAAGTTCAAAATGAAAGTCAAGAAGAAGTCCAAGAAAAAAATGAAGAAGAACCTTCTTTTGAGGAAGATGAAAAAAGTGTAGATGAGATTTTAAATCAAATAGAATCTATTCCTACAGAGAATATTGAAGAAGAACCTACTTTAGTAAATGAATCTAATTCAGAGCCAACAGAAAGTAATATTGATGATATCTTAGCTTCTATTGAAGGTATAGAAGAAACTTCAGTAGAAACCACAGAAGATTCTACACCTATAGTTGCAAATGAAGAGATACAAAACTCTGAAGAAGATCTAGATCATAAAATCAATAGTGGAGTATTTCCTTTGCCTGTAGAACAAGATACAAAAGTTGTTAATCAGTTAAGTCAAGTTGCAAATGATTCTGAAGAAAAAGCTACCAAAATTTTTGATGTTTTAAGTAATATATTAGATTATAACAATAATATTCAAAATGATGTTAAAGAATTAGCATCTTTTAATGAAAAGCAAACAGCAATGTTAACTTCATTAAATAATAAATTTCCGAATATAGAAGCTTTTAAACAAAATCTTGAACAAGCACAAAAAATGGGAAATTTTATTTCAGATATTAATGGCAAACTTGAAAATGGAAATATGGAAATTTTTCAAGCAATGGAACTAATGCAATATCATGATATTAATAGACAAAAAATAGAAAGAGTAATGTCTGTAATTAGAAAATTGTCAGTATATTTAAACAACTTGTTTGAAGACGAAGGACAACATGATGAAATTGCTGTAGCAAAACATATACATGGGGATTCTTCAACTGGTGATTTAGTTGGGGATGATGATTTAGAAGCTTTAATTGCAGAGTTTAATAAATAAGGAAGAAAAATGGCAAAGTATCCTTTAGTAGCATCAATGGTTAATCAAATTAATAGAATTGATGTTATCTCTAATAATTTGGCAAATGTAAATACAGTTGGTTTTAAACAAGAAGGAACCGCAGAAGGTTCTTTTAATTACTATATGTACAGAGCTCAAAGAGATGGTTTTGATCCTACAAAAATAAACGAAATAGTAAATACTATTCCTAAAATGGATACAAATTATATTGACCAACAAATGGGCCCTATTGTTACTACTGGAAATGCTTTAGATTTTTCTTTGAGTGAAAGTGACAGTTTTTTTAAAGTTCAAGGGGAAAATGGGGATATCCTTTATACAAGAGATGGTTCCTTTAAAAACTTAAATGGAATATTAGTTGATTCAAATGGTCAAGCAGTTTTATCAAATGATAATGAACCAATTGCTTTAGAAGAAGAAAATTTCCAAAATTTAATTTCAGTATCAAGAATTGATTATAATGATTTAAAAAAATATAAAGATAACACTTATAAATTAAAAGAAGAAAATGCTTTTGTTGAAGTCCTTGAGAATAATGAAAGACAATTAATGCAAGGTTCTTTAGAAAAGTCTAATGTAAATAGTGTTTCTTCTATGGTAGGTTTAATTGATGCCCAAAGAAGATTAGAACAAGCTCAGAAAGCTATTCAAGCTCAGAGTGAAATGAATGAAAAACTTATTCAAAAAATTGGAGATACAACTAACTAATGCAAGC includes:
- the flgG gene encoding flagellar basal-body rod protein FlgG — encoded protein: MIRGLYTAATGMNSMQHQIDVTSNNISNVNTLGFKQDRAEFQDLMYESLNYTAGQTSEITRNPTGMDVGLGVRVSGIQKNFFEGDLKQTSNDLDIAIEGEGFFQITLPTGEIAYTRNGAFKLDEEGNIVNGNGYALEPQITVPENLTKISIGTDGIVTATDPQTEESVELGQITIADFINPAGLTPIGESLFRASDASGDPVEGNPTEDQFGSLRQGMVELSNVKLVNEMVDLITAQRAYEANSKAITTTDSMLDTVNNLKR
- a CDS encoding response regulator, translating into MKILIVDDSSTMRRIIGNVVMQLGFAKEDFDEAEDGVKAWKLLTEGQYDIILTDWNMPNMNGLELVKKVRSEGNHQKVPIIMITTEGGKGEVITALKAGVNNYIVKPFNAQVLKEKLDGVLK
- a CDS encoding flagellar hook-basal body protein; the protein is MAKYPLVASMVNQINRIDVISNNLANVNTVGFKQEGTAEGSFNYYMYRAQRDGFDPTKINEIVNTIPKMDTNYIDQQMGPIVTTGNALDFSLSESDSFFKVQGENGDILYTRDGSFKNLNGILVDSNGQAVLSNDNEPIALEEENFQNLISVSRIDYNDLKKYKDNTYKLKEENAFVEVLENNERQLMQGSLEKSNVNSVSSMVGLIDAQRRLEQAQKAIQAQSEMNEKLIQKIGDTTN